A window from Carassius gibelio isolate Cgi1373 ecotype wild population from Czech Republic chromosome B3, carGib1.2-hapl.c, whole genome shotgun sequence encodes these proteins:
- the LOC127951838 gene encoding transmembrane protein 235 translates to MIGGIFSLMKMNFGTVVISAGLCGLLSFILLAVSIGTEYWYIIDVDEGKNSSLEYSSSHSGLWRIYEGQNGSYHDISFYTESSDHTEQEKHLLNLHRVIVVLLPLSLVLLVFGGIFGLVASLAQSCTLLTCIAAYFLISSLLTVSGVSIYISYSQQALEELQHMVDIESLAHVHMSFGWSLVMACLSFSLELLTGILLMLASRLIHRQCHHEPVAVLSMSQSSPQLMRLQ, encoded by the exons ATGATCGGAGGGATTTTCTCGCTGATGAAGATGAACTTTGGGACAGTTGTGATCTCTGCGGGTCTGTGCGGGCTGCTCAGCTTCATCCTGCTCGCCGTGTCCATCGGCACTGAATACTGGTACATTATAGATGTGGATGAAGGGAAGAACTCCAGCCTGGAGTACAGCAGCTCTCACTCCGGACTCTGGAGGATATATGAAG GACAGAATGGCAGTTATCACGACATCTCGTTCTACACAGAGTCGTCCGACCACACCGAGCAGGAGAAGCACCTTTTGA ACTTGCACAGGGTCATCGTGGTCCTGTTGCCTCTCAGTCTGGTGCTGCTGGTCTTTGGTGGGATCTTCGGTCTGGTGGCGTCTTTGGCTCAGAGCTGCACTCTTCTCACCTGCATCGCTGCATACTTCCTCATCTCCA GTCTGTTGACAGTGTCCGGTGTGAGCATCTATATCAGTTACTCTCAGCAGGCTTTAGAGGAGCTGCAGCACATGGTGGATATTGAGTCACTGGCTCACGTCCATATGTCCTTCGGCTGGTCTCTGGTCATGGCCTGTCTGTCCTTCTCCCTGGAGCTGCTGACAGGGATCCTGCTCATGCTAGCGTCCCGTCTCATCCACCGTCAGTGCCACCACGAGCCTGTTGCAGTGCTCTCCATGAGCCAGAGCTCACCACAGCTTATGAGActgcagtga